GGCCAAGCACCGTGTGGACTTCCTGGGGGCGGGCCTGCTGTCACTTTCTCTGAGCCTGCTCATTCTTGGGGCACTCGGCGGTGGCCAGTCATGGGCCTGGAACTCTCCCATAAGTATCGCGATATTTGCTGCCGGCTCTGTCCTGTTCGCTGCGTTTGTGCTCGCCGAAAGGAGGGCAACGGAGCCGATACTGCCTGCGTGGGTAGTGTCCCGTCGGCTGCTGGCGACGACGGCGATGACCTCTTTTGGCGTCGGTGCGGTCATGTTCGGCCTCACCTCCTACGTTCCCACGTACCTTCAAGGAGCCACCTCGACCTCCCCAATCATCGCGGGGCTCGCTTTGGCTGCCCTGACCATCGGTTGGCCGATCAGTGCATCCCAGGCGGGCCGTTTCTATCTCCGCATCGGGTTCCGGAGGACCGCCCTGATTGGTGTCACGATCACGGTCTTGAGTACAGCTGTTCTTGCTCTGACTGCGCCTGCGCCCAACATTTTTGTGGTGGCTGCGGGCTGCTTCGTCGTCGGGCTTGGCCTGGGGCTGGTGGCGACCCCGAGCCTCATTGCCGCACAGACCAGCGTCGAATGGAATGAGCGAGGCGTAGTTACCGGTACCAATCTTTTTGCACGTTCGATCGGCAGCTCTGTCGGCGTCGCCGTTTTCGGGGCTGTCGCTAACGCGATATACGCCCGTGTTCCCGGCGGAAATTCGGATCCCCAGACAATCGTGACGGCATCTACCGCTGTATTCATCGCCGTGCTGGTCAGCGCCATACTCACTGTGGTCGCCGTTATCGCCATGCCCTCGGTCAACGGCGAAAGCAACACACTCGAGGCATCGGCGGAGGCCAGGGCGGCCTCTTCATCTGGTTAGGAACGAGTCGCCGTATAGACCCGAATCAAATTCTTGCGCTGAGCGCCCGACCCCCTCGTCGAGGGGGTCGTTGCTTTTAACGTGTGCTCCTGATCGTGGGAACCCCAGCGGCAAGGAACGTGCAGGCCGTCCAGGCACTCGACAAATATTATGATTCGATCTACGATACGAACGTACCAAAAAACGTACTCAACAGATCAAGGGTGATCACATTGGACGTAGACCTCTTCACCGATATCAGCGGCCCCTATGTGGACGAAAGTGCGTGTGCTGCCTGGGTTCTCTGCGACCGCCATGATCCGGAGTCAACGGCCTACACGGTAGTCGAAGACAACGGAGCGGCAAAAGCGGTCACTTACGGCGAACTCCACAACGAATCGATCAGGCTTGCCAACGGCTTTCGCGACCTCGGAGTGCAGCCTGGCACCCGCGTTGCCACTCTTCTCCACAAGGGCCCCGAACTCGTGACCACAATGCTTGCGGTATGGCGACTGGGCGCGGTGTACGTGCCGTTGTTTACCGCCTTTGCAGGCAAAGCCGTCGAATTTCGGATCCATACGGCACAGGTAGGCCTGGTTATTACGGACACAGCCCAACGCGGGAAGCTTCCGGACCTCACGGGGAGCCCCATCAAGGTCGTCGTTGTCGATGGAGCCGGCGAGCCCGAAGATGTTGACTACCGAACGTTGCTGGCTACCGCTTCCACCAAAGACTTGGGTGCTTTTGTTCAGGGTCCCGATGGCCCTCTCGTCCACATGTTCACATCCGGTACAACTGGTTCCCCCAAAGGTGTCATTCACCCGCTGCGACAAGCGGCAGGATGGCACAGCTACCTTAAGTACGGGCTCGGAGTCGCCAACGACGACGTGTATTGGTGCGCAGCGGACCCTGGGTGGGCCTATGGCCTATATGCCGGAATCGTGGCCCCGCTCGCGAATGGGACGGGGGCGATCCTGCAAGCCGGAGCCTTTGAGCCCACTGCTGCATGGAAAATCATCGAGAACCTGGGAGTCACAAACCTGACGGCGGCCCCCACCGTATACCGGGCGCTACGCACTCATTTCCCGGTCCTCCCCTCGCGCACCCGTCTGAAGCGCCTGTCAAGTGCGGGTGAACCGCTCACGCCGGAGGTCAACGTATGGGCAGGGGAACAGTTGGGCCTGGAGGTCCACGACCACTTCGGCCAGACAGAAGTTGGTATGGTCTTCGGCAACGTCCACCACCCCGCGATCGCCCGCAAGGTTGTCCCGGGATCCATGGGCTACCCGCTTCCCGGATGGGCGGCGACGGTGCTTGGTGAAGACGAGGCCATGGAACTCGCGCCGGGCGTGATGGGCCGGGTGGCAATCGATGTCGCGAAGAGTCCAGCGATGACATTCCGAAGCTACCAGGACCCCTCGCAGACAGCATCGCGATTCACCCGCGACGGGCGCTTCTATCTCTTGGGCGACCTCGGCCATCGGGACGCTGATGGAGCATTCCATTTCGCATCCCGCGATGACGACGTCATCATCATGGCCGGCTATCGGATCGGCCCGTTTGAGATCGAATCGATGCTCAGCGAACACCCGGCCGTCGCCGAAAGCGCTGCGATCGCCGCTCCCGACGCGGATAGGGGAGAAGTGCTGGAAGCCTACGTCGTACTCAGTGATGGGTGGGAGCCGTCTGACGCCCTTCGGCAGGATCTTCAAGGATTTGTGAAAAGCCATTATGCCGCTCATGCATACCCCCGATCCATCCACTTCATCCAAGAGCTTCCGAAGACACCCAGCGGCAAAATCCAACGCTATGTCTTGAGGCAGCAGCGACGTTCCGAGGTGGAGAAGGCAGGGCAGCTGTGACGTCCCAGCATCTCCAAGTCGAACAACGGGGAGCGGTCCGGTGGCTCTTCCTGAACCGCCCAGCTCAGCGCAATGCTCTCAATGGCGCCTTAGCGAACGCCTTGGCCGCTCAAGTCGACGATATCGCCCATGATCCAGGGACGGCCGTCGTCGTGCTGGCCGGGAAAGGCAAAAGTTTCAGTGCTGGCGGGGATTTCCGGCATTTCCTTGCACTTGAGGACGAAAGCGAAGCCGGCGTGGTGGAATTCCTCGAACGTCTTTCGAACGTCGTCACGACTATAGAGCGAAGCTCCAAGCCCTGGGTTGCAGCTCTCCACGGACACGCAATCGCCGGCGGTCTTGAACTCGCTTTAGCCTGCGACGTCGTCATTGCTGCTGAAGGAACACTGGTCGGCGACGGGCACCTGAACAATAAGCTGACGCCCGGGGCAGGGTCCAGCGTTCGTCTGGAGCGCGCTGTTGGAAAGAGCCCGGCACGGTGGATGCACCTCAGCGGTCAGCCCATGACAGCGGAAGCATTGCGACCAACTGGCTGGCTGCATGACGTGGTGCCATATCAGCAGTTGCACCTGAGGGCCGCCGAGGTCGCCGCCCAGCTCGCCGCCAGGGACTCGCCGGCGCAGCAGAACCTCAAAAACCTGCTTTCCTCGATTGTCGAACTCGACGATTCAGACGCCCTTGATCTGGAACTCGCAGCATTCCAGGCCAATTGGCGTGACAACAATGTTCCAGATGCGCTCCGCCAGTTTCTGGCAGCACGCAGGCTCAACCAGAAGTAGGAGACACACGCCTTGAAAACCCACAAGACCCCGGTGACCGACCGATATAAAGGCAGGACCGTTGCGATAACAGGGGCTGCCCAAGGCCTGGGATTGGCTATGGCCAGCCGCTTTGCAGCGGAGGGTGCTTCCTTGGCGCTGGCCGACGTCAACGACGTATTGCTCAGCGAGGCCATGAACCAGATCCAGGTCCACGGCGACGCCACCGTCAGCCAGAATGTGGTTGACGTGACGGACTCGTCCACGGTGAATGGATGGATCTTGGAAGTGGAACAAACCCAGGGAGCAGTCGATGTGCTGGTGAACAACGCTGGGATCATCCGGGACAACCGCATCGAGAAAATCAGCGACGCGGACTGGGACGCAGTGGTGGACGTCAGTCTGAAAGGTGCCTTTTACTGCTCGCGTGCCGTATTCCCGGGGATGCGGAAACGCCGCTACGGCCGGATCATCTCGTTTTCGTCGATGTCCTGGAGAGGAAACTTCGGACAGTCCAACTACGTGGCGGCCAAAGCCGGCGTGGTGGGGCTGACGAGAACCCTTGCCCTGGAGGGGGCGCGAGACGGTATAACTGCCAACGCCATCGCTCCCGGGCTCATTGAGACGCCCATGCTTGCATCAATGAACGATGCAGCACGGAACCTCCTCATCAATAAGGTCCCGATGATGCACACGGGTGACCCCTCGGACATCGCGGAAGCAGCAGCCTTTCTGGGCTCCGAGGGAGCGGCATTCATCACAGGTGTAGTTCTCGATGTTGACGGAGGCATCTCGATCGGGTCTTCCATACGTTGAACAGACCCCGATGCGGGGAAGGTGCTCGCCCACCTTCCCCGCATAGTTACTGGGGCTTAGCCGTCAATCCGTGGATGACGAGCTCGCCGATTTCCGTGAACGCCTCACCTGCAGTCAGTCCCGTCGCCTCCAGGAGCTCGCCGGACTGCACACCGTCAATCAGCAAAGAAATGGCTTGACCAGCCAAGGCTGCATCTGCGGCCCGGAACGCTCCCGAGGCCACACCATCTTCGATCATGCCTTGAACTTTTCGGGCAGCGGCACGGGAATTCAACCGATAGATCGCCGCGGTTGGCTCGTAGGTAATCATGTCGAGGTAAAAAGCGCGCGAATTACGACTCATGGCAGAGCCGACACCCGCAAGATAGCGGATAATCCGGTCTGCGGGATCCTCGATAGCGGTAATTCCAGCCTCTATGGCCTTGGTAGACCGTTCAAAAAAGTGCCTTGTAACCTTTTGGATGATCTGCTCGCGGCTGCGGGCCACTGAGTAGAGCGTAGTTTTGGAGCATCGAAGCCGGCTGCAGAGTTCCTCGATCGTCAAACCGCTGAATCCCTCTGCCAAAAAGAGAGCTTCAAGCTCCACCAGTAATTCCTGGCTCCTGGACCCGTCGTCGCTCTTGCGGGATCGACGGGCGCGGCCCGTTGCCGACGTGGCACCTTGAGGCATCATGTGACGAGCCCTCCTTGTCTGAACTTGGGAGTACGAACGTACCATGTCCCGTACACCTCAGTTCTTCCTTGGCGCCTCGGCTTGCCGCCGTGCCCTCCCAAACTGTCCACCGGCCGCCGTCGAACGTTAAATGTTCGACGACGGCCGGGGCTCGGGCGGTTCCTAGCCGTTGATGACGGGCAAGACGAGTCGGCTGGGATGCTCGGATCCGTGCATGATCCGGTTGGTCGCTACGACCGCCTGATCCACAGACTCCTGGGCGATAAAGCCTCCGGTGTTCGTATTCCGGTCGTAGCGGGGGAAGTTGCTGCTGGAAATATCGAGTCGGATGCGGTGACCGGGCAGGAAGACGTTGGAGGTCACCGCCATCGGTACGGTCACCTCGTACACCTCACCGGGGGTCAGGGGCGCGGGGTTCGACAGGTCGTTCCGGTAGCGCAGACGCAGGATGCCGTCGCAGAGGTTGATTGCGCGTCCGTCGGGGAAGACGTCAACGAGTTTGGCGGTGATATCCGTGTCCACGGCGCTTGAAGAGACGAACACCTTGAGCTCCACGTGCCCGGTCACTTCAATGGGCTCCTCGAGGACGGGTCCGGTGTAGCAGAGGACGTCGGATCGGCCATCCACAACCTTCTGGTCAACTGGGCCCACCAATCCGGGCACGCTCGGAAGAAGGGCGCCACCGGCGGTGGGCAGTGGATCACGTGGATCGTACTGGAATTCGTCGTGGCCCGCCAACGAGGATGCCGCGGACTGGAGGGTGCCATCGCCGTGGCGGGTGTTGGCCGACCCGCCACTATGCAGGTGGTAATCCGTGTAGGACGTGTCGGGGAGCGGCCAATCCTGCTCATCACGCCATTGATCAATGCCCATGACGAAGATCCGCACCCTGGGTGCGGGGGACTCGGGTGCGAGGTTACGAAGCGTCTGGTTGAAGAATGTGATGTGTGCCTCGGTGGCGTCTCCAACGCCAAGTGGCCCGAAGTGCCGATCTGCATACTGCCCGGTGAGCGGCCCGTGTTCCCATGGGCCGATAATCAGACGGGAGTCCTCACGGGCCGTTTCCGATGCGCCCTGTGTGCGGACCCTGATGAAGTCTGAGACCGTCCCGTTGATCTTGAGGTCATACCAGCCACCGATGGCCAAGACGGGAACCTCCACCGAGCTGACCAAGGGGGACCAGTCTTGGGCGGCCCAATAGCCGTCGAAGTCGGGGTGGGCCAGCCAATCGTCGAACCAGCGCCCCTTTCCGATCACCGGCAAATCGGCGACGGGCGTGGCGTCATTCAGTGATAGGACGTTCAGGAATGAGCCGCCGAGCCGTATCAGTGTGGCGGGGTCACTCGCCCTGCCGCTTGCCAGATCACGTTGTTCTTCGTTGGCGTACATCATGACGTTCCACATGGTGTCAAGGCTCAAGGACAGTGCGCCACCTTTTGAATACCAAAGCTCGGAATACCAGTCGGTCGCTGCCATGGTGGGGGCAATGGCTTTCAGGCCCGGCGTTTCCTTGATCGCCAGGGCCCACTGGGTCATCCCCATGTACGAAGCCCCATACATGCCGATCGTGCCGTCTGACCATGCCTGCCGGGTGATCCAATCCGCCGTGTCCTGACCATCAGCGATCTCGTTGATCTTGGGCTCGAACTCACCTTCCGAGCCAAAGGTGCCTCGCGCGTCCTGAAGGACGACTGCGTACCCCGCGTTCACCAGTCCGATCAGGCTGGGGTGTGGAGTTCCTGGTCCACCGTACATCGTCGGCGTCTGCCTGTTGTACGGAGTTCGTACCAGAAGGGTCGGTGCGGTTCCTTCGAGCGGGCGCCAAATGTCAGCTGCCAGTGTGACTCCGTCCCGCATCGTCATCGTAACGTCGGGCTCATATATGTGCTTCATGAGTCTCTCCTTTGAGAACTCGAACGATCAGCACTGGCGTACGCCTCAGCTGTGTCCGCTTGGTCAGCGTTAATGTTTAGCAGTGTGCCTTGGATGAGGCATGGCGTCAGCGGGTGAAGCAGGGGGAGATCAATGCCGACGCGGGTACGATCTTTGATACGAACTACCCTTAAAACGTATCACAAAACATGGGGAGTGCAAGGGGCGATTTGGCTGGCGCACAGGCAGTTTGCTTACCGCTGTTACACTGAATGATGGAATCATCAATCAAGCGACTCCCATCATGGGGCGAGAGGCAAGCATGGATGAATTTTCCGATTTTCGGGCGCCTCTGTATGAGGTGAAGGCAAACCTTTTCAAGGGCTTGGCGCATCCTGTCAGGATCAGGGTCTTGGAGTTGCTGAGCGCAGCTCCGGAGGTATCGGTGACCGACATGCTGGCCGAGACTGGTCTGGAAGCATCCCACCTGTCCCAGCACCTGTCCGTGCTGCGCCGCTACCACCTTGTCACCGGTGAACGCCGTGCGTTGCAAATGTTCTATTCGTTGGCCTACCCGCAGGTCGCAGAACTGCTGGCGGTGGCCCGGCAACTGCTACATGACATGCTGAACAACACCCGCGAGCAGCTTGAACATTCAACGGCGAACCTTTCCGCGACAGCCCGTTCCGGCGCCCCGCGATGACCGCCCTTCGCGCGGCCCGGGCGCTGCTGCCGTCCTGGCGGGACTACGCGGAACTTCCCCGGTCGTGGAAAGGGGATCTCGTTGCAGGGCTTACCGTTGGAATCGTTGCGCTGCCCTTGGCTCTGGCTTTTGGAGTCAGCTCCGGGGCCGGAGCGGCCAGTGGACTGATTACCGCGGTGATCGCCGGAATCGTTGCGGCTGTTTTCGGTGGGTCCAATATTCAGGTATCCGGGCCGACCGGTGCCATGGTTGTTGTCCTCGGCCCTGTCATCGCAGCTCACGGTATCGGCGCGTTGGCCGCTGTGTCCGTCCTTGCCGGCATAATGGTCATCGTCGCTGGTGTCCTTAAGCTCGGCCGCGTCGTGACCCTGCTGCCCTGGCCGGTGATCGAAGGATTCACCCTGGGCATCGCGCTGATCATCTTCCTCCAGCAGGTGCCCGCTGCGTTCGGGGTGCACGCCGGGTCAAGCAGCAACGCGGCCGTCTCGGCTTTCCAGGGGCTGGCGACGACGTCGCTGGCCGCTGTATGGGCTCCCGTGGTCCTGGTGGTCCTGGTAGCAGTGATCATGGTCGCCGCACCGCGGATCCATCCGCAGATTCCCGGTTCCCTCCTCGCCATCATCGTGGCCAGCGTCGCTGCCCAGGTTCTGGACCTTCCGGTGGCGAGGATCGGCGCACTTCCTGGCGCGCTGCCGTCCCCAGTCGCCCCCGCCCTTGACTGGGGCACTGTGGCAGCGCTGGCAGCCCCGGCCGCAACGATCGCAGCGCTGGCTGCGATCGAGTCACTGCTTTCTGCACGGGTCGCCGCCTCGATCTCTGACACCGGTCCCTATGATGCAGACCGCGAACTCCTGGGCCAAGGCCTGGCCTCTATCTGCTCCGGGTTTTTCGGCGGTATGCCTGCCACCGGTGCCATCGCCCGCACAGCAGTGAACATCCGCTCTGGCGGCCGGACCAGGCTGTCCGCCGTCATCCACGCCGTAGTCCTGCTGGCCGTTGTCTACCTTGCTACGGGTCCAGTCTCGCGGATTCCGCTCGCTGCTTTGGCCGGTGTCCTGATGATCACCGCCACCCGCATGGTTTCCGTGGCCACCCTGCGCAGTGTGATCGGGTCCACGCGGGCAGATGCTGTCGTTTTCTTTGTCACTGCCGTGATCACCGTGTCCTTTGACCTGATTCAGGCCGTAGCCATCGGCATCGCCGTCGCGTCCTTCTTTGCCCT
This genomic stretch from Micrococcaceae bacterium Sec5.1 harbors:
- a CDS encoding MFS transporter — protein: MTTETSEGVGFRSRRGPILIALMLATGLVAIDSTIVATAVPSIVGDVGGFTSFPWLFSAYLLAQAISVPVYAKLSDMVGRKPIILCGIGLFLLGSILCGVAWSMPALIAFRVLQGLGAGAVLPMSMTIVGDIYTVAERSKVQGYLASVWALSSVVGPTSGGVFASLGIWRGIFFVNIPLCLLAGWMLIRSFHENIERAKHRVDFLGAGLLSLSLSLLILGALGGGQSWAWNSPISIAIFAAGSVLFAAFVLAERRATEPILPAWVVSRRLLATTAMTSFGVGAVMFGLTSYVPTYLQGATSTSPIIAGLALAALTIGWPISASQAGRFYLRIGFRRTALIGVTITVLSTAVLALTAPAPNIFVVAAGCFVVGLGLGLVATPSLIAAQTSVEWNERGVVTGTNLFARSIGSSVGVAVFGAVANAIYARVPGGNSDPQTIVTASTAVFIAVLVSAILTVVAVIAMPSVNGESNTLEASAEARAASSSG
- a CDS encoding AMP-binding protein, with the protein product MITLDVDLFTDISGPYVDESACAAWVLCDRHDPESTAYTVVEDNGAAKAVTYGELHNESIRLANGFRDLGVQPGTRVATLLHKGPELVTTMLAVWRLGAVYVPLFTAFAGKAVEFRIHTAQVGLVITDTAQRGKLPDLTGSPIKVVVVDGAGEPEDVDYRTLLATASTKDLGAFVQGPDGPLVHMFTSGTTGSPKGVIHPLRQAAGWHSYLKYGLGVANDDVYWCAADPGWAYGLYAGIVAPLANGTGAILQAGAFEPTAAWKIIENLGVTNLTAAPTVYRALRTHFPVLPSRTRLKRLSSAGEPLTPEVNVWAGEQLGLEVHDHFGQTEVGMVFGNVHHPAIARKVVPGSMGYPLPGWAATVLGEDEAMELAPGVMGRVAIDVAKSPAMTFRSYQDPSQTASRFTRDGRFYLLGDLGHRDADGAFHFASRDDDVIIMAGYRIGPFEIESMLSEHPAVAESAAIAAPDADRGEVLEAYVVLSDGWEPSDALRQDLQGFVKSHYAAHAYPRSIHFIQELPKTPSGKIQRYVLRQQRRSEVEKAGQL
- a CDS encoding enoyl-CoA hydratase/isomerase family protein, translating into MTSQHLQVEQRGAVRWLFLNRPAQRNALNGALANALAAQVDDIAHDPGTAVVVLAGKGKSFSAGGDFRHFLALEDESEAGVVEFLERLSNVVTTIERSSKPWVAALHGHAIAGGLELALACDVVIAAEGTLVGDGHLNNKLTPGAGSSVRLERAVGKSPARWMHLSGQPMTAEALRPTGWLHDVVPYQQLHLRAAEVAAQLAARDSPAQQNLKNLLSSIVELDDSDALDLELAAFQANWRDNNVPDALRQFLAARRLNQK
- a CDS encoding SDR family NAD(P)-dependent oxidoreductase, which gives rise to MKTHKTPVTDRYKGRTVAITGAAQGLGLAMASRFAAEGASLALADVNDVLLSEAMNQIQVHGDATVSQNVVDVTDSSTVNGWILEVEQTQGAVDVLVNNAGIIRDNRIEKISDADWDAVVDVSLKGAFYCSRAVFPGMRKRRYGRIISFSSMSWRGNFGQSNYVAAKAGVVGLTRTLALEGARDGITANAIAPGLIETPMLASMNDAARNLLINKVPMMHTGDPSDIAEAAAFLGSEGAAFITGVVLDVDGGISIGSSIR
- a CDS encoding CocE/NonD family hydrolase — protein: MKHIYEPDVTMTMRDGVTLAADIWRPLEGTAPTLLVRTPYNRQTPTMYGGPGTPHPSLIGLVNAGYAVVLQDARGTFGSEGEFEPKINEIADGQDTADWITRQAWSDGTIGMYGASYMGMTQWALAIKETPGLKAIAPTMAATDWYSELWYSKGGALSLSLDTMWNVMMYANEEQRDLASGRASDPATLIRLGGSFLNVLSLNDATPVADLPVIGKGRWFDDWLAHPDFDGYWAAQDWSPLVSSVEVPVLAIGGWYDLKINGTVSDFIRVRTQGASETAREDSRLIIGPWEHGPLTGQYADRHFGPLGVGDATEAHITFFNQTLRNLAPESPAPRVRIFVMGIDQWRDEQDWPLPDTSYTDYHLHSGGSANTRHGDGTLQSAASSLAGHDEFQYDPRDPLPTAGGALLPSVPGLVGPVDQKVVDGRSDVLCYTGPVLEEPIEVTGHVELKVFVSSSAVDTDITAKLVDVFPDGRAINLCDGILRLRYRNDLSNPAPLTPGEVYEVTVPMAVTSNVFLPGHRIRLDISSSNFPRYDRNTNTGGFIAQESVDQAVVATNRIMHGSEHPSRLVLPVING
- a CDS encoding metalloregulator ArsR/SmtB family transcription factor, whose product is MDEFSDFRAPLYEVKANLFKGLAHPVRIRVLELLSAAPEVSVTDMLAETGLEASHLSQHLSVLRRYHLVTGERRALQMFYSLAYPQVAELLAVARQLLHDMLNNTREQLEHSTANLSATARSGAPR
- a CDS encoding SulP family inorganic anion transporter, which codes for MTALRAARALLPSWRDYAELPRSWKGDLVAGLTVGIVALPLALAFGVSSGAGAASGLITAVIAGIVAAVFGGSNIQVSGPTGAMVVVLGPVIAAHGIGALAAVSVLAGIMVIVAGVLKLGRVVTLLPWPVIEGFTLGIALIIFLQQVPAAFGVHAGSSSNAAVSAFQGLATTSLAAVWAPVVLVVLVAVIMVAAPRIHPQIPGSLLAIIVASVAAQVLDLPVARIGALPGALPSPVAPALDWGTVAALAAPAATIAALAAIESLLSARVAASISDTGPYDADRELLGQGLASICSGFFGGMPATGAIARTAVNIRSGGRTRLSAVIHAVVLLAVVYLATGPVSRIPLAALAGVLMITATRMVSVATLRSVIGSTRADAVVFFVTAVITVSFDLIQAVAIGIAVASFFALRTMVKSSGVHREEIPGPVQDGDEHIAVFRLDGALFFGAAERVLERVSAIRNVDAVIIRMSQLQVLDATGARVITDIVNALERRGITVLIKGIQARHLALVTRVGVLESLRHHKHLFEDLAPAVEHARSHVARAMAARAAEQAGAPPGRRSDQ